In Rhodoligotrophos defluvii, a genomic segment contains:
- a CDS encoding ABC transporter ATP-binding protein, protein MAFLELENLSKSFGGNVGVHQVNLAIARGEFVSFLGPSGCGKTTTLRMIAGFEPPSMGAIRIDGRDVTGLRPNQRNIGMVFQSYALFPNMTVAENVGFGLKVARKPASEIAARVAEMLQLIGLPEHGDRYPYQLSGGQQQRVALARALAPKPSVLLLDEPLSALDAKIRISLREEIRRVQRQLGITTIYVTHDQEEALSMSDRIVVMNEGRIEQLGTPFEIYNYPRTRFVASFVGTLNLLHAKVVDPASGRMEVDGQGLNLAGHLNGAKAGDRVTFALRPEAISLRAEQPDIPLLSGTVEDVSFLGSIVRMRVRFGENAVSLDTFNTPSEQPPAPGARVTISFAAQDLRLLDHS, encoded by the coding sequence ATGGCGTTTCTCGAACTGGAAAACCTGAGCAAGTCCTTCGGCGGCAATGTGGGCGTGCATCAGGTCAACCTCGCCATCGCGCGCGGTGAGTTCGTCTCGTTCCTTGGACCTTCGGGCTGCGGCAAGACCACGACCTTGCGCATGATCGCAGGCTTCGAGCCGCCAAGCATGGGAGCAATCCGCATCGACGGCAGGGACGTGACCGGTCTGCGCCCCAATCAGCGCAATATCGGCATGGTCTTCCAGTCCTATGCGCTGTTTCCCAACATGACCGTGGCCGAGAATGTCGGCTTCGGGCTCAAGGTCGCACGCAAGCCGGCGAGCGAGATCGCCGCGCGGGTCGCCGAGATGCTGCAACTGATCGGCCTGCCGGAGCACGGCGATCGCTATCCCTATCAGCTGTCCGGAGGCCAGCAACAGCGGGTGGCGCTGGCCCGGGCACTTGCGCCAAAGCCGAGCGTCCTGCTGCTGGACGAGCCACTTTCCGCGCTGGATGCCAAGATCCGCATCTCTCTGCGCGAGGAGATCCGGCGGGTGCAGCGGCAGCTCGGCATCACCACCATCTACGTGACCCATGACCAGGAAGAGGCGCTCTCCATGTCGGACCGCATCGTGGTCATGAACGAAGGCCGCATCGAGCAGCTCGGCACACCTTTCGAGATCTACAACTATCCCCGCACACGCTTCGTCGCCTCTTTCGTGGGCACGCTCAACCTGCTGCACGCCAAGGTTGTCGACCCGGCGAGCGGACGGATGGAGGTCGACGGCCAAGGCTTGAACCTGGCCGGGCATCTGAACGGCGCAAAGGCAGGCGACCGCGTCACCTTCGCCCTTCGCCCGGAGGCGATTTCCCTGCGCGCGGAGCAGCCGGACATTCCTCTGCTGTCGGGCACGGTCGAGGACGTGAGCTTCCTGGGTTCCATTGTGCGCATGCGGGTGCGCTTCGGCGAGAATGCCGTATCGCTCGACACCTTCAACACCCCAAGCGAGCAGCCGCCGGCGCCGGGCGCGCGCGTCACGATCAGCTTCGCAGCCCAGGATCTGCGGCTTCTTGACCACAGCTGA
- a CDS encoding TrkH family potassium uptake protein: protein MRRLNTLDPRRIILVVGVMLIGLALFMLPPMVTDLAAGHDDWQTFALSALITGFFGLMLTLVSDWQGTESISRRDGFVITAVTWLAVSIFGAVPFVLLDQDISLADSWFESVSGLTTTGSSVLVGLDNMPPGVLLWRSILNWLGGVGIVVMAIIMLPFLRVGGMQLFHTESSDRSDKIVPRAGQLVRYIAVCYGLLTLSCLVSYVISGMTLFDAVNHAMTTVATGGFSTHDASFAFFPNRSTIWVSTVFMFLGSLPIVIYIRMLRGGSWAFWNDVQVRGFALIVATFVVGLSIWRYLSTDLSLLAVLTEVSFNVVSIISTTGFAYGDYTAWGPPAVGAFFMLTFLGGCTGSTSGGIKIFRIQIMWLTVRGYLVGLISPHRVHKTLYDGRAIGEDVPIAVLAFVSVLFASFMLFTLALMALGIDFVTSVTGAATALTNVGPGLGPVIGPVGNFSSLPETAKVLLAFAMLLGRLEFFTLLVMLDPNLWRR, encoded by the coding sequence GTGCGGCGGCTCAACACGCTCGATCCGCGCCGCATCATCCTGGTGGTCGGCGTGATGCTGATCGGGCTCGCGCTGTTCATGCTGCCGCCCATGGTCACCGATCTCGCTGCCGGCCATGACGACTGGCAGACCTTTGCGCTTTCGGCCCTGATCACCGGCTTTTTCGGCCTGATGCTCACGCTCGTGAGCGATTGGCAGGGCACGGAAAGCATCTCGCGGCGGGACGGGTTCGTGATCACCGCCGTCACCTGGCTCGCAGTCTCGATTTTCGGCGCGGTGCCATTCGTGCTGCTGGATCAGGACATCTCGCTTGCCGACAGCTGGTTCGAGAGTGTTTCCGGCCTGACGACCACTGGCTCTTCCGTTCTTGTGGGCCTCGACAACATGCCACCGGGCGTGCTCCTGTGGCGCTCGATCCTGAACTGGCTCGGCGGTGTGGGTATCGTCGTCATGGCCATCATCATGCTGCCGTTCCTGCGGGTGGGCGGCATGCAGCTGTTCCATACGGAAAGCTCGGACCGTTCGGACAAGATCGTGCCGCGCGCTGGGCAGCTGGTCCGCTATATCGCAGTTTGCTATGGGCTTCTGACACTTTCCTGCCTGGTCAGCTATGTCATATCGGGCATGACGCTGTTCGACGCGGTGAACCACGCGATGACCACGGTGGCCACCGGCGGCTTCTCCACTCACGACGCATCGTTCGCCTTCTTTCCAAATCGATCGACCATCTGGGTGAGCACGGTGTTCATGTTCCTCGGGAGCCTGCCCATCGTGATCTATATCCGCATGTTGCGAGGCGGCAGCTGGGCCTTTTGGAACGACGTCCAGGTGCGCGGCTTTGCCCTGATCGTCGCCACCTTCGTAGTCGGTCTCTCGATCTGGCGCTATTTATCCACAGACCTCAGCCTTCTCGCCGTTCTCACCGAGGTGTCGTTCAACGTGGTCTCCATCATTTCGACCACGGGTTTCGCCTATGGCGACTACACCGCCTGGGGGCCGCCCGCTGTGGGCGCCTTCTTCATGCTGACCTTCCTGGGCGGTTGCACGGGCTCGACCAGCGGCGGCATCAAGATCTTCCGAATCCAGATCATGTGGCTGACGGTGCGTGGCTACCTCGTCGGCCTCATCAGTCCGCACCGGGTCCACAAGACCCTTTATGATGGCCGTGCTATCGGCGAGGACGTGCCCATCGCGGTGCTCGCCTTCGTGTCAGTGCTGTTCGCATCATTCATGCTGTTCACACTGGCCCTGATGGCATTGGGCATCGATTTCGTCACCAGCGTCACTGGGGCGGCCACCGCGCTCACCAATGTGGGGCCGGGACTTGGGCCGGTCATCGGCCCGGTGGGCAATTTCTCGAGCCTGCCGGAGACAGCCAAGGTGCTGCTCGCCTTTGCCATGCTGCTGGGGCGCCTCGAATTCTTCACCCTGCTCGTGATGCTCGACCCGAACCTCTGGCGGAGGTAA
- a CDS encoding TetR/AcrR family transcriptional regulator: protein MRKGTDTRERILQIAEASVLAKGFGATSIDEIIAEAGITKSGFFYHFKDKNELAREMLKRYVATNDQLFDEIFSRGRQLSDDPLQAFLIGLKLLAEVMADLPSGHPGCLIASICYQERLFDREVRDLNARSVEAWNARFTAILEEIAAVHPPREPVDLRDVADMLSCVVDGAIIMAKALNDPRRLERQVLAFRTFVKLIFSDPTRSSIH from the coding sequence ATGCGGAAGGGAACGGATACACGCGAACGGATCCTGCAGATTGCAGAGGCGTCGGTGCTGGCCAAGGGCTTCGGTGCAACCTCGATCGACGAGATCATCGCCGAGGCAGGCATCACCAAGAGCGGCTTCTTCTATCACTTCAAGGACAAGAACGAGCTCGCCCGCGAGATGCTGAAGCGTTACGTGGCCACCAATGACCAGCTGTTCGACGAGATCTTCAGCCGCGGCCGCCAGCTGTCCGATGACCCGCTGCAGGCTTTCCTCATTGGCCTCAAGCTGCTGGCCGAGGTGATGGCCGATTTGCCAAGCGGCCATCCCGGCTGCCTGATTGCCAGCATCTGCTATCAGGAACGCTTGTTCGACCGGGAAGTGCGGGATCTCAACGCCCGCTCCGTGGAGGCTTGGAACGCGCGGTTCACGGCCATTCTCGAGGAGATCGCGGCCGTGCACCCGCCGCGCGAGCCCGTCGACCTGCGCGATGTGGCCGACATGCTCTCCTGTGTCGTGGATGGCGCCATCATCATGGCGAAGGCCCTGAACGATCCCCGTCGTCTCGAGCGTCAGGTGCTGGCCTTCCGCACCTTCGTCAAGCTGATCTTCTCCGACCCTACCCGCAGCAGCATTCACTAG